In Parasegetibacter sp. NRK P23, the genomic stretch GAAAAGCTCGTAAACCTTTTTAGCATTCATTTCCAATTGGGATTGGAGCGCGGCATCTATTTCAGCGGGCGTGGTCTCCATCGCCAGGCCAGGCGTGTATTTCGCCTCAAAATCAAAAAACTCTTTCTTGCTTTTCACTTCAGTGATCGGCAGCACATGAATGGCGCCTTTTGAGCGATAGACGCCGATGGTGAACTCCCGGCCCGTAATAAATTCCTCCACCAGCACCTGGGCATCTTCCTTAAATGCTTTTTCGATGGCGGGCGCCAATTCTTCTGGCAGGTTTACCTTACTCATCCCGATACTGGAGCCTCCATTGTTTGGCTTCACAAAAACGGGCAGTTTCAATTGAGCCAGCACCTGTGCGGAGGAAAGCGGCTGCGCTTTGAACAGGTGAAGCGATTTCGCCACCCTGATCCCGCCAAAAGCCGCCACGGCTACCGTATACCTTTTATTGAATGTAAGGGCAGAAACGGCCGCGTCGCAAGAAGTATAGGGCAAGCCCATCAGATCGAAGTACCCCTGCAGTTTCCCATCCTCACCCGGTGTTCCGTGGATACCGATGAATACCCCGTTGAAACGGATTTTTTTCCCGGCAATCGTAAGGGTGAAATCACTTTTATCTACCGGTATTTTTCCGCCATCGGCCGTAGGATGAAACCATTCTTCAGGCGTGATATTGATGCGGTACACCTCGTATTTTTCCGGGTCCAGGTTTTGTTCGATGGTAATGGCGCTTTTATAGGAAACAACGGCTTCACCGGAGTAACCACCGGTTACGAATGCGATAACGGGCTTCATGTATTGGTTGAATTTTCTGAAAGCAAAGTAAAGGAAAAAATAAAAGGTGAAGGTTGTTTGTCCCTTCACCCTTGATTCTCGACGGGAAATATCACCCGCCTGCATTAGGTAGCGCTAGGCTACTCTTATTAAGAGTTTGAAATTGCTTAAACTAAGTTAATAAAATTTCCGAAACGGCCAAGAATTTCTTTTACACATGCAGCTTCGCTTTCTTGTCCATCAGTTCCTCCACGGTTTCCTGGTACATTTCATCGGGCACACAGCAATCCACGGGGCAAACGGCCGCGCATTGGGGCTCTTCATGGAAGCCCTGGCATTCGGTGCATTTATTGGGAACAATGTAATAAATATCCACGCTTACAGGGGCATTGCGCTGATCGGCATCTATTGTACTGCCATCCATCATGGTGAAAAGACCTTTCACCGCAGTTCCGTCTGATATGGCCCACTCCACGCCGCCTTCATAAATGGCGGTATTGGGGCATTCGGGTTCACACGCGCCACAGTTGATACACTCATCGGTTATTTTGATCGCCATAGGTTCTTTATTTTAAACAGTATGATTTGCAATAACTTTACACGGCAAACGTACAATTTTTTACAAAAAACAGCGCAAGAAAGCGCCGGTTTGATACAGAAGATCAACGAAATGAACCTGCAAGAAAGAATTGCCCTGCTGGTAAAGCTAGGCGGATATATGAATGGAAACGAACCCGGATGGGCCGAAGCAAAGGAACTTGCCCTGCAAAAAAATCCCTGGTTCAACGAACAGTTTACGGCCAACGCCATAGCCGGCATTGCCGGATGGCTGAAAGAAGAAAAACTCACGGCCTGGGCCGGAAACTACCAGCTTCCGGAAGAAAATACAGCTCCGGCCAACGTGGGCATCGTGATGGCGGGAAATATTCCAATGGTGGGGTTCCACGACTGGCTCTGTGCTTTTATTACGGGACACACAGCAATGGTGAAACTTTCTTCCAAAGACGATGTACTGCTCCCCCACCTGGTACAATGGCTGGAAAAACAGGCACCCGAAATAAAAGGACAGACCCGTTTCGAAGAAACGCTTAAAGGCGCCGACGCGTACATCGCTACAGGCAGCAACAATTCAGCGCGGTATTTCGACCAGTATTTCGGGAAGTTCCCCAACATTATCCGGAAGAACCGTACTTCTGCGGCTATACTTACGGGTGAGGAATCTCCTGAAGAACTGAACGCGCTCGCCACCGATATCCACCTTTATTTCGGTATGGGCTGCCGGAATGTGACCAAACTTTTCGTGCCCGAAAATTATGATTTCCTGCCCCTGCTGGAAGCATTCGAACCCTATGCGTGGTTCTTCGATCACCCGAAATTCAGAAGCAACTTCGACTACCACCTCGCAGTCCGTATCCTGAACAAGGAATATTTCATGACGAAAAACACAATGCTGCTGGTGGAAAACAAATCACTTTTCGCACCGATTGCTGTACTGCATTATGAATTTTACCGCGCGCCCAACGCGGTAATAGATGCATTGGAAGGCAGTGAGGAACTCCAATGCCTGGTAGGCAGGAACCATATTCCTTTCGGAAAGGCGCAGGTCCCTGAACTGGAGGATTATGCTGATGGTGTGGACACAATGGAGTTTTTGCTGACCCTAAAAAAATGACATGCAGACTGTCAATCTTCACTGTCAATTTTTCACCGAGTTTCCCATAGAACCGTTAACATCTACGAAAATCTTACTAATTTACTGTTAAATGGGCTTTCGGCAACAACCATATACGAACGTTCTCGTTTATTTTGTACGCAAGGCATTAAATTTGAATAAGATTAGAGAACTTAAATGAGTAGCAAAATGAAAATCAAACAGATTCTTTCCATTGTGCTGATCAGTGCCGGAACCTCCGTACTGAGTGTATGGGGATATGGTAAATGGATCGGCGGCAATAACAACTCCTATTCCGCAACCGACGGAAAAATTCCTGCCAATTACGCGAATTTCGTAGACGCTTCGGGCAATGTAGCGGCTCCGGTTGACTTCACGCAGGCATCTGCCGCGGCGGCGCCGGCCGTTGTGCACATTAAAACGAAAACCATGCAGCAACGTGTTAACAACAACAGGCGCGGCAATGGTGGTTTCGATGACATCTTCGGCGACTTCTTCGGATACGGCCCCACCGTGATTCCTGAACAACGTGCTTCGGGCTCCGGTGTCCTCATCAGCGAGGACGGCTATATTGTTACCAACAACCACGTGGTATCTAATGGTAATAATGGCATCGCCGATGAAATAAATGTGACGCTCAGCAATAAGAAGACCTATAAAGCCAAAGTAGTGGGCAACGATCCGGGCAGCGACCTCGCTGTACTGAAAATTGACGGCAAGAACCTTCCCTTCGTATTGTATGGCAATTCCGATAACATCAAGATTGGTCAGTGGGTACTGGCGATTGGTTATCCACTGAACCTGGAAACTACCGTTACAGCAGGTATTGTTTCCGCTAAAGCAAGAAGTCTGGGCATCAACCAGCGCCAGGCGAACCCTACGAATGTAATCGAATCTTTCATACAGACCGATGCGGCCGTGAACCAGGGCAACAGTGGTGGTGCACTCATCAACACCAACGGTGAGCTGGTGGGCATCAACTCCGCGATCGCTTCTCCCACAGGTTATTATTCCGGCTATTCTTATGCGATTCCGGTGAACCTGGTAAAGAAGATCGTGAATGACCTTATGAAGTTTGGTTCTGTTCAACGCGGCTACATTGGTATTCAATACCCCAACGAGTTGTTGAGCGATGATCAGAAAAAGGCCAACGGCATTCCTGAAGGTGAAGGCGTATATGTAATGGAAGTGGTGCCCGGAGGCGCCGCACAGGATGCCGGTATTAAGAAAGGGGACATCATTACCAAAATCAATGGCTCCAACACTTACAGCGGACCGGAAATGGTAGGAAAAATAGCCTCTTACAGTATTGGCGAAAAAGTGGCCATCACTTACCTGCGTAACGGCAAAGAATATACGACGAATGTAACACTGAAGAACGGTTCCAATACGCTTGCAGCTGTAAAGGGTTCCGTACTCGATAAAATGGGCGCTGAATTTGTGAACCTGGAAGCCTCCAAAGCAAAAGAACTCGGCATTAAAGGTGGCGTGGTGGTTAAAGGTATTTCTTCCACAGGCCTCATCGCAGATCAAACCAGGATGAAGAACGGTTTCATTATCCTGAAAGCCGGTAACAGCCCGGTAACAAGCGTAGATGAACTGAAGGCCGCGCTTTCAAAAGCGGGCAGCAGCACAATTCTGGAAGGTATTTACCTGAACGTTGAAGGTATTTTCTCCTATGGATTGAACGAACTGGACAGATAATAACTGGTCAGACCCGAATAAACAAAAATCCTCCCGGTAATAACCGGGAGGATTTTTGTTTTATAGTGTATTATTCAGAAGAGTTGCAGGAGAATCCTATACCAACATGGTTGCTATTGATGGAAAACATAATAGCCATAAGGCGGGAGGGTGATTGAGGTATTACTTTCCAGCACAACTTCGTTGTTACCAAACAGCTCCGTAAATTGGCCCGACGCGATTTCAGTATTCAATGAAAAACTTACGGTAGAAGCGGAGAAATTCAGCATAATCAACACGCGTGCACCCTGGTTTTCACGTACAAAGCAAAACACCTGTAAAGGGTGAGAAGTAGGAATACGTTGGGTATATACATTCGTATCGCCCGCCCGAAGGGCGGAATGCACAGCGCGGAGGTGAAACAGTTTCTTATAGAACTCATGCAGGGCGGGCCTTTCATTCCATTCTATCTCATCTTTATCGAAGAACTTCAGCCGTTTAATGTTGGGCATTTCCTGGCCGCTGTACAATAGGGGCATCCCATTCCAGGTAGCGGAGAATACAGCCAGTGGCAGTGCCAGTCCACCGAACTTCTCGTATTCCGTACCATTCCAACTGTTCTCGTCGTGGTTCGTCGTAAAATAAGCGCGCATGGCAACCGGGGGAAACCGGTGGTCCAGTTTGTACAACAATTCCCAGAGGTCCTGCATGGAGGCTTGTTGTTTCGCGAACCTTTCGCTGGCATGCATCCATTCCCAGGTGTAGGTAACATCAAATACATCGTGGTAGCGCACTTCCTCGCATTCGGCGAGCCAGAAATGTTGCTGCCGCGCATCCAGCCGGGTCCGGGCCTTTTGCCAGAATGAAAGCGGCACAAGGTGTGCCATATCGCAGCGGAACCCATCTATCTTGAAGCTTTGCAGCCACCATTCCATACAGGCGATCATTTCTTCTTCGAGGGCAGGGTTGGTGTAATCGAGGTCAATCACATCGTCCCACCCGTTTTTTTCCGTGAAATTTCCCGCTGCGTCACACAGGTAAAAATCAGGGTTTGTACGGGTCCATTCATGGTCAAGACCGGTATGGTTCGCGACCCAGTCGATGATGAGCTTCATCCCCAGTTCGTGTACCTTATCCACCAGTGCACGGAAATCATCCAGGGTGCCGAATTCCGGGTTCAGCGCCCGGAAAGCCTTCGAGGCGTAATAACTTCCCAGCGTACCCTTTCTTCCTTCCACCGCGATGGGCGTAACCGGCATGAGCCACAACACCTGAACGCCCATATCCGCCAGCCGGGGCAGGTGGTCCATAAAAGCACGGATGGTACCTTCGGGCGTGTATTGCCGAAGGTTCACTTCATAAATATTCGCAGAAAAAGCCCAGGAAGGAGGATCAAAAAGAACAGCCATTGATAGTGTTTGCCGGTTAAATTAATGTATTTCGGGAACTTTGTACCTTTACCACTCGCAAGCAGCGTGCCGTAAGGCCGAACAAATGAACAATATTCCCGTTAGGGTAAAGAAAAATATATTCCACGGATGAAGCAATT encodes the following:
- a CDS encoding D-alanine--D-alanine ligase, with amino-acid sequence MKPVIAFVTGGYSGEAVVSYKSAITIEQNLDPEKYEVYRINITPEEWFHPTADGGKIPVDKSDFTLTIAGKKIRFNGVFIGIHGTPGEDGKLQGYFDLMGLPYTSCDAAVSALTFNKRYTVAVAAFGGIRVAKSLHLFKAQPLSSAQVLAQLKLPVFVKPNNGGSSIGMSKVNLPEELAPAIEKAFKEDAQVLVEEFITGREFTIGVYRSKGAIHVLPITEVKSKKEFFDFEAKYTPGLAMETTPAEIDAALQSQLEMNAKKVYELFNCRGVVRMDFIYEPEIKEPFLLEINTVPGQSEASIVPQQVRASGGTLKDFYSALLDECLA
- a CDS encoding trypsin-like peptidase domain-containing protein; protein product: MKIKQILSIVLISAGTSVLSVWGYGKWIGGNNNSYSATDGKIPANYANFVDASGNVAAPVDFTQASAAAAPAVVHIKTKTMQQRVNNNRRGNGGFDDIFGDFFGYGPTVIPEQRASGSGVLISEDGYIVTNNHVVSNGNNGIADEINVTLSNKKTYKAKVVGNDPGSDLAVLKIDGKNLPFVLYGNSDNIKIGQWVLAIGYPLNLETTVTAGIVSAKARSLGINQRQANPTNVIESFIQTDAAVNQGNSGGALINTNGELVGINSAIASPTGYYSGYSYAIPVNLVKKIVNDLMKFGSVQRGYIGIQYPNELLSDDQKKANGIPEGEGVYVMEVVPGGAAQDAGIKKGDIITKINGSNTYSGPEMVGKIASYSIGEKVAITYLRNGKEYTTNVTLKNGSNTLAAVKGSVLDKMGAEFVNLEASKAKELGIKGGVVVKGISSTGLIADQTRMKNGFIILKAGNSPVTSVDELKAALSKAGSSTILEGIYLNVEGIFSYGLNELDR
- a CDS encoding acyl-CoA reductase; translation: MIQKINEMNLQERIALLVKLGGYMNGNEPGWAEAKELALQKNPWFNEQFTANAIAGIAGWLKEEKLTAWAGNYQLPEENTAPANVGIVMAGNIPMVGFHDWLCAFITGHTAMVKLSSKDDVLLPHLVQWLEKQAPEIKGQTRFEETLKGADAYIATGSNNSARYFDQYFGKFPNIIRKNRTSAAILTGEESPEELNALATDIHLYFGMGCRNVTKLFVPENYDFLPLLEAFEPYAWFFDHPKFRSNFDYHLAVRILNKEYFMTKNTMLLVENKSLFAPIAVLHYEFYRAPNAVIDALEGSEELQCLVGRNHIPFGKAQVPELEDYADGVDTMEFLLTLKK
- a CDS encoding 4Fe-4S dicluster domain-containing protein is translated as MAIKITDECINCGACEPECPNTAIYEGGVEWAISDGTAVKGLFTMMDGSTIDADQRNAPVSVDIYYIVPNKCTECQGFHEEPQCAAVCPVDCCVPDEMYQETVEELMDKKAKLHV
- a CDS encoding alpha-amylase family glycosyl hydrolase, with the translated sequence MAVLFDPPSWAFSANIYEVNLRQYTPEGTIRAFMDHLPRLADMGVQVLWLMPVTPIAVEGRKGTLGSYYASKAFRALNPEFGTLDDFRALVDKVHELGMKLIIDWVANHTGLDHEWTRTNPDFYLCDAAGNFTEKNGWDDVIDLDYTNPALEEEMIACMEWWLQSFKIDGFRCDMAHLVPLSFWQKARTRLDARQQHFWLAECEEVRYHDVFDVTYTWEWMHASERFAKQQASMQDLWELLYKLDHRFPPVAMRAYFTTNHDENSWNGTEYEKFGGLALPLAVFSATWNGMPLLYSGQEMPNIKRLKFFDKDEIEWNERPALHEFYKKLFHLRAVHSALRAGDTNVYTQRIPTSHPLQVFCFVRENQGARVLIMLNFSASTVSFSLNTEIASGQFTELFGNNEVVLESNTSITLPPYGYYVFHQ